The window AGCGGCTGAACCACGGCCGCGTCGTTGAACTCGTCGATGTAGTACTTATTGAACACCACTCGGTGCAGGCCTTTGATCTTGGCCACGATGCGACCCGCGCGCTGAAGCCCGCTGCGGTAGATCACGATCGCGCTCAGTGCGCCGATCAAGGCCACGGCCACGGAGAGCGCCATCAGCCCATACTCGACCGCGTGTCCGAAGGTATGGCCCGCGTGGGGCAGCGCGGATGTGGACTGTGCGAGGAAGTGGTGGATGCGATTGCTGCCGCCCAGGGCTTCGGGCACGCCCACCAGTCCGCCGACCACCGAGAGCACGGCCAGGATCGCCAGCGGCACCCACATCAAGGCCGGCGCCTCGTGGGCCTGCTCGTGCAGCTCGGCGTCGCGCGGCGGCCCGGACCAGAAGGTCAGCAGCAGCGCGCGCCAGATGTAGAACGCGGTCATGCCCGCGGTGATCAGACCCACGGCGTAGAGCACGTAGTACAGCGCCCCGCCGCTGGCCCCACGGTTAAAGGTCATCCAGAGGATCTCGTCCTTGCTGAAGAACCCCGAGAGGCCGGGGAAGCCCATGATCGCCAACGTGGCCACTAGGAACACCGCGTGGGTGATCGGCAGCTTTTTGCGCAGGCCGCCCATCTTGTGCACGTCCAGCTCGCCGTGCAGCGCGTGCATCACTACGCCGGCGGCCATGAACAGCAGCGCCTTGAAAAAGGCGTGGGTCACTAGGTGGAAGATCCCGGCCGAAAACGCGGCCACGCCCACGCCGAGGAACATGTAGCCCAGCTGGCTGATCGTCGAGTAGGCCAGGATGCGCTTGAGATCGCGTTGGGCAAAGCCCATGGTCGCGGCATAGAACGCCGTGGCCGCGCCCACCGTGGCCACCACCGCCAGGCTCGTGGGCGAGAGCACGTAGAGGAAGCTCAGCCGCGCCACCATGTAGACGCCGGCGGTGACCATCGTCGCCGCGTGAATCAGCGCGCTGACCGGGGTCGGGCCCTCCATCGCGTCGGGCAGCCAGAAGTAGAGCGGAATCTGCGCGCTCTTGCCCGTGGCGCCGATGAAGAACAGCAGAGTGATCGCGGTGATCATCCCGCCCGAGACCCCGCCGAGCTGCACCTTGGCCTGAAGCTGGTCGAACTCCAGTACGCCGAAGCACCAGAAGGTGAGAAAGATCCCGAGCAGGAAACCGAAGTCGCCGATGCGGTTGACGATGAACGCCTTCTTGCCCGCATCGGACGCGCTCTTCTTTTGGTAGTAGTAGCCGATCAGCAAATACGAGCAGAGCCCCACGCCCTCCCAGCCCACGAACATCAGCAGCAGCGAGTTGCCCGAGACCAGCAAGAGCATCGAGAACACGAACAGGTTGAGGTAGGTGAAGTAGCGCCGGAATCCGCGCTCGCCCGCCATGTAGCCCATGGAGTAGATGTGGATCAGCAGGCTCACGCCCGCGACCACCAGGCACATCACCGCGCTCAGCGGATCGAAGATGAACTGCACCGGGATCGACAGCGGCCGCGAGGTAAGCGTGGCGGCCGAAATCCATTGGTAGAGCGGCTGCGTGGCCAGGGCATGTTGGCCCTGTGGCAAGCCCAGCAGCTCGGCAAACGCCAGCAGCGTGACCACCAAACTCCCGAGCACCGCCGCGCAGCCGATCAGGCCCACCAGCCGCTCGGAAAAGCGCCTGCCCGCCAAACCGTTGACCAGCACGCCGATCAGCGGAAACAGCGGGATCAGGAACAGGTAGTCGCCCATCAATTCATCCCTTGAGCAGGTTGATCCGCTCGACGTCGATGGTCGCCGAGTTGCGGAACAGCGAGATGATGATCGCCAGCCCCACCGCGGCCTCGGCCGCGGCCACGGCCATCACGAACAGCACGAAGGCGTGCCCCGTGACCTGTCCCATGCGCGTGGCCAGAGTTACCAGGGTCAGGTTGACCGCGTTGAGCATCAGCTCGATGCAGATAAAAATCACGATCGCGTTGCGCCGCACCAGCACTCCGGCCATCCCGATCACGAACAGCAGCGCGGCCAGCAGCAGGTAGCCGTTAAATACGGTCTCAGCCGACATCGTCGCCCTCCTGTTTCTCGTGGGCATCGCCCTCGTCTTGTGGTTTGCGCGTGAGGATCACCGCGCCGACAATCGCCACCAGCAGCAGCACCGAGGCGATCTCAAAGGCGAACACGTAGCGCGTGAACAGCAGCTCGGCCAACGCCGTGGGGTCGCCGAAGGTGCTCGCGGGCACGTCGCCCGTGCGCGGATCGAGGTCGGTCAGCACGTAGAGCACCTCGACCAGCAGCAGCACCGCGGCCAGCAGTCCGGCCAGCCGCGCGGGCCCGCGCAACACGAAGAAGCCGGGCTTCCCCTCCTCCTTGAGGTTGAGCAGCATGATTACGAACACGATCAACACCAGGATCGCACCGGCGTAGACCATCACCTGGAACAGCGCGATCAGCTGGGCGTTGATCAGGATGTAGAGCCCGGAGAGCCCGATGAATGCGAACAGCAGCGAGATCGCCGAGTTGATCGGGTTGCGCTGCAGCAC of the Candidatus Alcyoniella australis genome contains:
- the nuoL gene encoding NADH-quinone oxidoreductase subunit L → MGDYLFLIPLFPLIGVLVNGLAGRRFSERLVGLIGCAAVLGSLVVTLLAFAELLGLPQGQHALATQPLYQWISAATLTSRPLSIPVQFIFDPLSAVMCLVVAGVSLLIHIYSMGYMAGERGFRRYFTYLNLFVFSMLLLVSGNSLLLMFVGWEGVGLCSYLLIGYYYQKKSASDAGKKAFIVNRIGDFGFLLGIFLTFWCFGVLEFDQLQAKVQLGGVSGGMITAITLLFFIGATGKSAQIPLYFWLPDAMEGPTPVSALIHAATMVTAGVYMVARLSFLYVLSPTSLAVVATVGAATAFYAATMGFAQRDLKRILAYSTISQLGYMFLGVGVAAFSAGIFHLVTHAFFKALLFMAAGVVMHALHGELDVHKMGGLRKKLPITHAVFLVATLAIMGFPGLSGFFSKDEILWMTFNRGASGGALYYVLYAVGLITAGMTAFYIWRALLLTFWSGPPRDAELHEQAHEAPALMWVPLAILAVLSVVGGLVGVPEALGGSNRIHHFLAQSTSALPHAGHTFGHAVEYGLMALSVAVALIGALSAIVIYRSGLQRAGRIVAKIKGLHRVVFNKYYIDEFNDAAVVQPLRRTSTNFLWRFIDEAVIDGAVNGAAWLAQALGGQLRRLQDGRVSSYALAVALGAVGLLLALLMGA
- the nuoK gene encoding NADH-quinone oxidoreductase subunit NuoK, with amino-acid sequence MSAETVFNGYLLLAALLFVIGMAGVLVRRNAIVIFICIELMLNAVNLTLVTLATRMGQVTGHAFVLFVMAVAAAEAAVGLAIIISLFRNSATIDVERINLLKG
- a CDS encoding NADH-quinone oxidoreductase subunit J, whose protein sequence is MEFGAASSVVFAVLALLTLGSGLSVVLQRNPINSAISLLFAFIGLSGLYILINAQLIALFQVMVYAGAILVLIVFVIMLLNLKEEGKPGFFVLRGPARLAGLLAAVLLLVEVLYVLTDLDPRTGDVPASTFGDPTALAELLFTRYVFAFEIASVLLLVAIVGAVILTRKPQDEGDAHEKQEGDDVG